From Microlunatus capsulatus, a single genomic window includes:
- a CDS encoding glycoside hydrolase family 13 protein has protein sequence MSSPEQPRVPSTGAVLAREPGWWRSAVVYQIYPRSFADSNGDGIGDIPGITAKVDYLASLGVDVVWLSPVYASPQDDNGYDISDYEDIDPTFGSLADLDALIAALHARGMKLVMDLVVNHTSDEHAWFQESRDPASPKRDWYWWRAAREGSEPGAEWAEPTNWASFFSGSAWQLDERSGEYYLHLFSRKQPDLNWENPEVRQAVYAMMNRWVDRGVDGFRMDVINLISKQPGLADGEAAPGRRFAPAFERFANGPRLEEFLQEMNAAVGLDARHLLTVGEMPGSTIELARRVTDPANAELNMVFTFEHVGLDAQPGGTKWDLAPLHLPVLKQNLASWQEGLAGVGWNSLYWDNHDQPRAVSRFGDDSAEFRVVSAKTLATVQHLHQGTPYVYQGEELGMTNTQFVDISSYRDIESVNYHAEAMSLGLEAETVMRSLAARSRDNARTPVQWDDTSHAGFTQGIPWLPVNPNYVYVNAAAAVADEDSTFHHLRRLIALRHELPVVVEGRFALLLPDHEQLWAFTRTLGEQVLLVVANCSSLPATVPAGALPDVTGARLLLSTHPGAASAELAPWESRVHLVG, from the coding sequence GTGAGCAGCCCCGAGCAGCCCCGCGTCCCCTCCACCGGAGCCGTCCTCGCCCGGGAACCCGGCTGGTGGCGGTCCGCCGTCGTCTACCAGATCTACCCGCGGTCCTTCGCCGACAGCAACGGCGACGGCATCGGCGACATCCCGGGCATCACGGCCAAGGTGGACTACCTGGCCTCGCTGGGGGTCGACGTCGTCTGGCTGTCCCCGGTCTACGCCTCCCCGCAGGACGACAACGGGTACGACATCTCCGACTACGAGGACATCGACCCGACGTTCGGCTCGCTGGCCGACCTCGACGCGCTGATCGCGGCGCTGCACGCCCGCGGCATGAAGCTCGTGATGGACCTCGTCGTCAACCACACCTCCGACGAGCACGCCTGGTTCCAGGAGTCGCGCGACCCGGCCTCGCCCAAGCGCGACTGGTACTGGTGGCGGGCGGCGCGCGAGGGCTCCGAGCCCGGCGCCGAGTGGGCCGAGCCCACCAACTGGGCGTCCTTCTTCTCCGGCTCCGCCTGGCAGCTCGACGAGCGGAGCGGTGAGTACTACCTGCACCTGTTCAGCCGGAAGCAGCCCGACCTCAACTGGGAGAACCCGGAGGTCCGCCAGGCCGTCTACGCGATGATGAACCGCTGGGTGGACCGCGGGGTCGACGGCTTCCGGATGGACGTCATCAACCTCATCTCCAAGCAGCCCGGCCTGGCCGACGGCGAGGCCGCGCCCGGCCGCCGCTTCGCGCCGGCGTTCGAGCGCTTCGCCAACGGCCCGCGGCTGGAGGAGTTCCTGCAGGAGATGAACGCCGCCGTCGGCCTCGACGCGCGGCACCTGCTGACCGTCGGGGAGATGCCCGGCTCCACCATCGAGCTGGCCCGCCGGGTGACCGACCCGGCCAACGCGGAGCTCAACATGGTCTTCACCTTCGAGCACGTCGGCCTGGACGCGCAGCCCGGCGGCACCAAGTGGGACCTCGCCCCGCTGCACCTGCCGGTCCTCAAGCAGAACCTCGCCTCCTGGCAGGAGGGGCTGGCCGGGGTCGGCTGGAACTCCCTCTACTGGGACAACCACGACCAGCCGCGGGCGGTGTCGCGGTTCGGCGACGACAGCGCCGAGTTCCGCGTGGTCTCGGCGAAGACGCTGGCCACCGTGCAGCACCTGCACCAGGGCACGCCCTACGTCTACCAGGGCGAGGAGCTGGGGATGACGAACACCCAGTTCGTCGACATCAGCTCCTACCGCGACATCGAGTCGGTGAACTACCACGCCGAGGCGATGAGCCTGGGCCTGGAGGCCGAGACGGTGATGCGCTCGCTCGCCGCGCGCAGCCGCGACAACGCCCGGACGCCGGTGCAGTGGGACGACACCTCCCACGCCGGCTTCACCCAGGGCATCCCGTGGCTCCCGGTGAACCCGAACTACGTGTACGTCAACGCCGCGGCGGCCGTGGCCGACGAGGACTCGACGTTCCACCACCTCCGCCGGCTCATCGCGCTGCGGCACGAGCTGCCCGTCGTCGTCGAGGGCCGCTTCGCCCTGCTGCTGCCCGACCACGAGCAGCTCTGGGCCTTCACCCGGACGCTGGGGGAGCAGGTGCTGCTCGTCGTGGCCAACTGCTCCTCGCTGCCGGCGACGGTGCCGGCGGGCGCGCTGCCCGACGTCACCGGGGCGCGGCTGCTCCTCAGCACCCACCCGGGCGCGGCCTCGGCCGAGCTGGCGCCGTGGGAGTCCCGCGTCCACCTGGTGGGCTGA
- a CDS encoding GMC family oxidoreductase yields MPAQQERLRAAVDAVVPAGLTPAASAVGVADFLVSEAVGSYGWAARVGAVLDRLDVAAAERGGTGGFAGLTGAAQQEVLAGLLGEPDVGWFATTVGAAYYADPASGGNVADAWGPLGWTPDPPGGWPDVAVPPEDRRAVIGHADVRERYDAVVIGSGAGGGVAAAELTAAGRTVLVVERGGFPDRAHLAEDHLRNARTDIGLDHRTLVPSRGNPRTLEIGGRTETVSPWDPRWGSNANTVGGGTRVYGAQAWRFVPEDFTMASTYGVPEGSALADWPVSYDAMEPFYSRAEWEIGVSGSTAGDAALAHRSRDFPMPPMPLTAPARLLAEAGSRLGIQTLAVPLAVNSTPYDGRPACARCRQCVGFACPVEAKNGSHNTTLVRAAATGRLHLLLGTRAERLTFDRAGRVTGVVLVAEVEGRRWRTEVAAADVVVSAGAVESARFLLTSTSDREPHGAGNDADQVGRHLQGHLYAGALGLFDDPVNDYVGPGPSIATNDFRHHNTDATGRLVGGGMIANEFVPTPTSTFLHLTQSGLVPRHGTGLQQGMDRLMPRMQRVVGPVQEVTSAESRVRLDPRVTDGLGLPVARLSGRLHPEDHRTAAYLGERAADWLRAAGASTVVVGGRRGDELGPSSGQHQAGSCRMGTDPVHSVTDPEGRVWGHDNLRVVDGSLHVTNGGVNPVLTIFANAYRVMDAWLGSDGRR; encoded by the coding sequence GTGCCCGCGCAGCAGGAGCGGCTCCGGGCCGCGGTCGACGCCGTGGTGCCGGCCGGCCTGACCCCCGCGGCCTCGGCCGTCGGCGTCGCGGACTTCCTGGTGTCGGAGGCGGTCGGCTCCTACGGCTGGGCCGCGCGGGTGGGGGCGGTGCTGGACCGGCTCGACGTGGCCGCGGCGGAGCGCGGCGGGACCGGCGGCTTCGCCGGCCTGACCGGCGCGGCGCAGCAGGAGGTGCTCGCCGGCCTCCTCGGCGAGCCCGACGTCGGCTGGTTCGCGACCACCGTCGGGGCGGCCTACTACGCCGACCCGGCCTCGGGCGGCAACGTCGCGGACGCGTGGGGGCCGCTCGGCTGGACGCCCGACCCGCCCGGCGGCTGGCCGGACGTGGCCGTGCCGCCGGAGGACCGGCGGGCGGTCATCGGGCACGCCGACGTCCGCGAGCGCTACGACGCGGTGGTGATCGGCTCCGGCGCCGGCGGCGGCGTGGCGGCCGCCGAGCTGACGGCGGCCGGCCGGACCGTGCTGGTCGTCGAGCGCGGCGGCTTCCCCGACCGGGCCCACCTCGCCGAGGACCACCTGCGCAACGCCCGGACCGACATCGGCCTGGACCACCGGACCCTGGTGCCCTCGCGCGGCAACCCGCGGACCCTCGAGATCGGCGGCCGGACCGAGACCGTCTCGCCGTGGGACCCGCGGTGGGGGAGCAACGCCAACACCGTCGGCGGCGGCACCCGGGTCTACGGCGCGCAGGCCTGGCGCTTCGTGCCCGAGGACTTCACCATGGCCAGCACCTACGGCGTGCCCGAGGGCAGCGCCCTCGCCGACTGGCCCGTCTCCTACGACGCCATGGAGCCGTTCTACAGCCGGGCGGAGTGGGAGATCGGGGTCAGCGGCAGCACCGCCGGCGACGCGGCCCTGGCGCACCGGTCACGGGACTTCCCGATGCCCCCGATGCCGCTCACCGCGCCCGCGCGGCTGCTGGCCGAGGCCGGGTCGCGGCTGGGGATCCAGACGCTGGCCGTGCCGCTCGCGGTGAACTCGACGCCCTACGACGGCCGCCCCGCCTGCGCCCGCTGCCGGCAGTGCGTCGGCTTCGCCTGCCCCGTCGAGGCCAAGAACGGCTCCCACAACACGACGCTGGTCCGCGCCGCGGCGACCGGCCGGCTGCACCTGCTGCTGGGCACCCGCGCCGAGCGGCTGACCTTCGACCGGGCGGGCCGGGTGACCGGCGTCGTGCTGGTGGCCGAGGTCGAGGGCCGCCGCTGGCGCACCGAGGTGGCCGCCGCGGACGTCGTCGTCTCCGCCGGCGCCGTGGAGTCGGCGCGCTTCCTGCTCACCAGCACCAGCGACCGCGAGCCGCACGGGGCGGGGAACGACGCCGACCAGGTGGGCCGGCACCTCCAGGGACACCTCTACGCCGGGGCGCTGGGGCTCTTCGACGACCCGGTCAACGACTACGTGGGGCCCGGCCCGAGCATCGCCACCAACGACTTCCGCCACCACAACACCGACGCCACGGGGCGGCTGGTGGGCGGCGGGATGATCGCCAACGAGTTCGTGCCCACCCCGACCAGCACCTTCCTGCACCTGACGCAGAGCGGCCTGGTGCCCCGGCACGGGACGGGCCTGCAGCAGGGGATGGACCGGCTGATGCCGCGCATGCAGCGGGTGGTGGGCCCGGTCCAGGAGGTGACCTCGGCGGAGTCGCGGGTGCGGCTCGACCCGCGGGTCACCGACGGGCTCGGCCTGCCGGTGGCCCGGCTGAGCGGCCGGCTGCACCCCGAGGACCACCGGACGGCGGCCTACCTCGGCGAGCGGGCGGCGGACTGGCTGCGCGCGGCCGGGGCGTCGACGGTCGTCGTCGGCGGCCGGCGGGGCGACGAGCTAGGACCGAGCAGCGGGCAGCACCAGGCCGGCAGCTGCCGGATGGGCACGGACCCGGTGCACTCGGTGACCGACCCCGAGGGCCGGGTGTGGGGGCACGACAACCTGCGGGTGGTCGACGGCTCGCTGCACGTCACCAACGGCGGGGTGAACCCGGTGCTGACGATCTTCGCCAACGCCTACCGGGTGATGGACGCCTGGCTGGGTTCCGACGGCCGGCGCTGA
- a CDS encoding phage holin family protein — MADQGVSDLIKGISDDVKLLVRDEIQLAKAELVPAAKNAGIGAGLFGAAGYFAICALSVLYFAAAFALAQVVDTWLAFLIVGVALLLVAAVLGLVGFVLVKRVKAPEKTIANANATVAELKAAVQRGNAAATAPQIEGQVVSSRAIS; from the coding sequence ATGGCAGACCAGGGTGTGAGCGACCTGATCAAGGGCATCAGCGACGACGTGAAGCTGTTGGTGCGCGACGAGATCCAGCTGGCCAAGGCCGAGCTGGTCCCGGCGGCCAAGAACGCCGGCATCGGTGCCGGCCTGTTCGGCGCGGCCGGCTACTTCGCCATCTGCGCGCTGTCCGTGCTGTACTTCGCGGCCGCCTTCGCGCTGGCCCAGGTGGTGGACACCTGGCTGGCCTTCCTGATCGTCGGCGTCGCGCTGCTGCTCGTCGCCGCCGTGCTGGGCCTGGTCGGCTTCGTGCTGGTCAAGCGGGTCAAGGCGCCGGAGAAGACCATCGCCAACGCCAACGCGACGGTGGCCGAGCTGAAGGCCGCCGTGCAGCGCGGCAACGCCGCGGCGACGGCCCCGCAGATCGAGGGCCAGGTCGTCAGCAGCCGCGCGATCAGCTGA
- the nhaA gene encoding Na+/H+ antiporter NhaA, translating to MPQPARPPGTLFGRGSWPEVSRVTALLRRETVGGALLLVATVLALAWANSPWSAGYTALRDFSVGPAALHLDLTLGTWAADGLLAVFFFVAGLELKREFVAGDLRDPRKAALPVVAAVGGMAVPALVFVLVNLRTGDGALQGWAIPTATDIAFALAVLAVISTHLPVALRTFLLTLAVVDDLLAITIIAIFYTRDLEPLLLLAALVPLGLFGLLVQRRVRSWWLLLPLAAAAWALVHASGVHATVAGVLLGFTVPVLRSQAAGGPEAGPGLAEHFEHRVRPISSGFAVPVFAFFAAGVTVGGLDGLVTALQDRVALGIVAGLVVGKTVGVLGSTWLMARFTRARLDTDLRWVDVAGLSVLAGIGFTVSLLIGDLAYGAGSTRDEHVKVGVLCGSLLAALLAAVILRLRNRTYRRICEAEERDADADGTPDVYQGQGRAEA from the coding sequence GTGCCCCAGCCCGCCCGCCCGCCCGGCACCCTGTTCGGCCGCGGCTCCTGGCCCGAGGTCTCCCGCGTCACCGCGCTGCTGCGCCGCGAGACCGTCGGCGGGGCTCTGCTGCTCGTCGCCACCGTGCTGGCCCTGGCCTGGGCCAACTCGCCGTGGTCGGCCGGCTACACCGCCCTCCGTGACTTCTCGGTGGGCCCGGCCGCGCTGCACCTGGACCTGACGCTGGGCACCTGGGCGGCCGACGGGCTGCTGGCGGTCTTCTTCTTCGTCGCCGGTCTGGAGCTCAAGCGCGAGTTCGTGGCCGGCGACCTCCGCGACCCGCGCAAGGCCGCGCTGCCCGTCGTCGCGGCCGTCGGCGGCATGGCCGTCCCGGCCCTGGTCTTCGTGCTGGTCAACCTGCGCACGGGCGACGGCGCCCTGCAGGGCTGGGCCATCCCGACGGCGACCGACATCGCCTTCGCCCTCGCCGTGCTCGCCGTCATCAGCACGCACCTGCCGGTCGCCCTGCGGACCTTCCTGCTGACCCTCGCCGTCGTCGACGACCTGCTGGCCATCACCATCATCGCCATCTTCTACACCCGCGACCTCGAGCCGCTGCTGCTCCTCGCCGCCCTCGTGCCGCTGGGGCTGTTCGGCCTGCTGGTCCAGCGCCGGGTCCGCTCCTGGTGGCTGCTGCTCCCGCTCGCGGCCGCCGCCTGGGCCCTCGTCCACGCGTCCGGGGTGCACGCCACCGTGGCCGGCGTGCTGCTGGGGTTCACCGTGCCGGTGCTCCGCAGCCAGGCGGCCGGCGGTCCCGAGGCCGGCCCCGGGCTCGCCGAGCACTTCGAGCACCGGGTGCGGCCGATCTCGTCCGGGTTCGCCGTGCCGGTGTTCGCCTTCTTCGCCGCCGGGGTCACCGTCGGCGGGCTGGACGGCCTGGTGACCGCGCTGCAGGACCGGGTGGCGCTGGGCATCGTGGCCGGGCTGGTGGTCGGGAAGACCGTCGGCGTCCTCGGCTCGACCTGGCTGATGGCCCGCTTCACCCGCGCGCGGCTGGACACCGACCTGCGCTGGGTCGACGTGGCGGGGCTGTCGGTGCTGGCCGGCATCGGCTTCACCGTGTCCCTGCTGATCGGCGACCTGGCCTACGGCGCCGGGAGCACCCGCGACGAGCACGTCAAGGTCGGGGTGCTCTGCGGCTCGCTGCTCGCCGCGCTGCTGGCCGCGGTCATCCTTCGGCTGCGCAACCGGACCTACCGGCGGATCTGCGAGGCGGAGGAGCGCGACGCCGACGCCGACGGCACCCCGGACGTCTACCAGGGGCAGGGCCGCGCGGAGGCCTGA
- the acs gene encoding acetate--CoA ligase, whose protein sequence is MQEDRRFPPPPELAAHANVTAATYAEADADVEAFWAEQARRISWETPPTEVLDWSNPPFARWFADGRLNAAYNCLDRHVEAGLGDRVAFHFEGEPGDTRTITYADLAAEVRQAANALAELGVVAGDRVAIYLPMIPEAVVAMLACARIGAPHTVVFGGFSADALASRIQDCGVEVVITADGGFRRGKPSALKPSVDAALESCPDVRHVLVVQRTHQETPMTEGRDHWWHTFVGGQPTEHALEFFPAEHPLYIMYTSGSTGKPKGILHTTGGYLVGTSWTHWATFDLKAETDVFWTAADIGWVTGHSYLVYGPLANGATSVMYEGTPDTPHKGRWWELIDKYGVTILYCAPTAIRTFMKWGSDIPDGYDLSSLRLLGSVGEPINPEAYVWYREHIGHDRTPVVDTWWQTETGMHMISPMPGVTVGKPGAAMTPVPGVKVEVVNDEAQPVGNGEGGYLTVTHPWPAMLRTLWGDDERYVDTYWSRFPGMYFAGDGAKKDEDGDIWFLGRVDDVMNVSGHRMSTTEIESALVSHPKVAEAAVVGATDPTTGQAVVAFVILRSEAGDGGPDVVQELRNHVAKEIGAIAKPRQIMVVEELPKTRSGKIMRRLLRDIAENRELGDVTTLTDSSVMDLIQENLAASPASED, encoded by the coding sequence ATGCAGGAGGACCGTCGCTTCCCCCCGCCCCCGGAACTGGCCGCGCACGCCAACGTCACCGCGGCCACCTACGCCGAGGCCGACGCCGACGTCGAGGCGTTCTGGGCGGAGCAGGCGCGGCGGATCAGCTGGGAGACCCCGCCCACCGAGGTGCTGGACTGGAGCAACCCGCCCTTCGCCCGCTGGTTCGCCGACGGCCGGCTGAACGCCGCCTACAACTGCCTGGACCGCCACGTCGAGGCGGGCCTCGGCGACCGGGTCGCCTTCCACTTCGAGGGCGAGCCGGGCGACACCCGGACGATCACCTACGCCGACCTGGCCGCCGAGGTGCGCCAGGCCGCCAACGCGCTCGCCGAGCTGGGCGTCGTCGCCGGGGACCGGGTGGCGATCTACCTGCCGATGATCCCCGAGGCCGTCGTGGCCATGCTGGCCTGCGCCCGGATCGGCGCCCCGCACACCGTCGTCTTCGGCGGGTTCTCCGCCGACGCGCTCGCCTCGCGGATCCAGGACTGCGGCGTCGAGGTGGTCATCACCGCCGACGGCGGGTTCCGCCGCGGCAAGCCGTCGGCCCTCAAGCCGTCGGTCGACGCCGCCCTGGAGTCCTGCCCGGACGTGCGGCACGTGCTGGTCGTCCAGCGGACGCACCAGGAGACCCCGATGACCGAGGGGCGCGACCACTGGTGGCACACCTTCGTCGGCGGCCAGCCCACCGAGCACGCGCTGGAGTTCTTCCCGGCCGAGCACCCGCTCTACATCATGTACACCTCCGGCAGCACCGGGAAGCCGAAGGGCATCCTGCACACCACCGGCGGCTACCTGGTCGGCACCTCCTGGACCCACTGGGCGACCTTCGACCTCAAGGCCGAGACCGACGTCTTCTGGACCGCGGCCGACATCGGCTGGGTGACGGGGCACTCCTACCTCGTCTACGGTCCGCTGGCCAACGGCGCCACCAGCGTCATGTACGAGGGCACCCCCGACACCCCCCACAAGGGGCGCTGGTGGGAGCTCATCGACAAGTACGGCGTCACGATCCTCTACTGCGCGCCGACGGCCATCCGCACCTTCATGAAGTGGGGCTCCGACATCCCGGACGGCTACGACCTGTCCTCGCTGCGGCTGCTCGGCTCGGTCGGCGAGCCGATCAACCCCGAGGCCTACGTCTGGTACCGCGAGCACATCGGGCACGACCGGACGCCCGTGGTCGACACCTGGTGGCAGACCGAGACGGGCATGCACATGATCTCGCCGATGCCCGGGGTGACCGTGGGCAAGCCGGGCGCGGCCATGACGCCGGTGCCCGGCGTCAAGGTCGAGGTCGTCAACGACGAGGCGCAGCCCGTCGGGAACGGCGAGGGCGGCTACCTCACCGTCACCCACCCCTGGCCCGCGATGTTGCGCACCCTCTGGGGCGACGACGAGCGCTACGTCGACACCTACTGGTCGCGCTTCCCCGGCATGTACTTCGCCGGGGACGGGGCGAAGAAGGACGAGGACGGCGACATCTGGTTCCTCGGCCGCGTCGACGACGTGATGAACGTGTCCGGCCACCGGATGTCGACGACGGAGATCGAGTCGGCCCTGGTCAGCCACCCGAAAGTGGCCGAGGCGGCCGTCGTCGGCGCCACCGACCCGACGACCGGCCAGGCCGTCGTCGCCTTCGTCATCCTGCGCTCCGAGGCCGGCGACGGCGGGCCCGACGTGGTGCAGGAGCTCCGCAACCACGTGGCCAAGGAGATCGGTGCGATCGCCAAGCCGCGGCAGATCATGGTCGTGGAGGAGCTGCCCAAGACCCGCTCGGGCAAGATCATGCGGCGGCTGCTGCGCGACATCGCCGAGAACCGCGAGCTGGGCGACGTCACCACGCTCACCGACTCCTCGGTGATGGACCTCATCCAGGAGAACCTGGCCGCCAGCCCGGCCAGCGAGGACTGA
- a CDS encoding solute symporter family protein: MSAPLLLPLAAGDNRGLTIGLFLVVVAITLGITFWASRQNKTAADYYAGGRSFTGFQNGLAIGGDYMSAASFLGISGSIALYGYDGFLYSIGFLVAWLVALLLVAELLRNSGRYTMADQLAYRMRQTPVRSAAASSTIVVSIFYLLAQMVGAGSLVGLLLGVNDAAVKNLVIVGVGVLMIIYVTLGGMKGTTWVQIVKAVLLMIGTLLITILVLAQFHFNLSELLGAAAEKSGKGAAFLQPGQLYGKDLVGKFDFLSLGLALVLGTAGLPHILIRFYTTPTAHAARKSVLWAIGLIGAFYLMTLVLGFGAAALVDTGKGSQIASSSGNAASPLLAQAVGGGEGTLGGSVLLALISAVAFATILAVVAGLTLTSASSVAHDLYASVLKKGRASEKSELVVVRIAAFAIGAVAIALAIPAQRLNIAFLVALAFAVAASANLPALLFNLFWRRFNTLGATCSIYGGLVAAVLLVVFSPVTSGTPTSLMPNADFAWFPLRNPGLVSIPFGFLCGIVGTLLSRDPESERRYDELSVRSLTGAGAEKATSH; encoded by the coding sequence GTGAGCGCCCCGCTGCTGCTCCCGCTGGCCGCCGGCGACAACCGCGGGCTCACCATCGGGCTGTTCCTCGTCGTGGTGGCCATCACCCTCGGGATCACCTTCTGGGCCTCGCGGCAGAACAAGACCGCCGCCGACTACTACGCCGGCGGGCGCTCGTTCACGGGCTTCCAGAACGGCCTGGCCATCGGCGGCGACTACATGTCGGCCGCGTCCTTCCTGGGCATCTCCGGCTCCATCGCGCTGTACGGCTACGACGGCTTCCTCTACTCGATCGGCTTCCTCGTCGCCTGGCTCGTGGCCCTGCTGCTGGTGGCCGAGCTGCTGCGCAACTCCGGCCGCTACACGATGGCCGACCAGCTCGCCTACCGGATGCGGCAGACGCCGGTCCGCTCGGCGGCGGCGTCCTCGACCATCGTCGTGTCGATCTTCTACCTGCTGGCCCAGATGGTCGGGGCCGGCAGCCTCGTCGGGCTGCTGCTCGGCGTCAACGACGCCGCGGTCAAGAACCTCGTCATCGTCGGGGTGGGCGTGCTGATGATCATCTACGTCACGCTCGGGGGCATGAAGGGCACCACCTGGGTGCAGATCGTCAAGGCCGTGCTGCTGATGATCGGCACGCTGCTGATCACGATCCTCGTGCTGGCCCAGTTCCACTTCAACCTCTCCGAGCTGCTGGGTGCGGCCGCGGAGAAGTCGGGCAAGGGGGCGGCCTTCCTGCAGCCCGGCCAGCTCTACGGCAAGGACCTGGTCGGCAAGTTCGACTTCCTGTCCCTCGGCCTGGCCCTGGTGCTGGGCACGGCGGGCCTGCCGCACATCCTCATCCGCTTCTACACGACGCCGACGGCGCACGCCGCCCGCAAGTCGGTGCTGTGGGCCATCGGCCTCATCGGCGCCTTCTACCTGATGACCCTGGTCCTGGGCTTCGGCGCGGCGGCGCTCGTCGACACGGGGAAGGGCAGCCAGATCGCCTCCAGCTCGGGCAACGCGGCCTCCCCACTGCTGGCCCAGGCCGTCGGCGGCGGTGAGGGCACCCTCGGCGGGTCGGTCCTGCTGGCCCTGATCTCGGCGGTCGCGTTCGCCACCATCCTGGCCGTCGTGGCCGGGCTGACGCTGACCTCGGCCTCCTCGGTGGCGCACGACCTCTACGCGAGCGTCCTCAAGAAGGGACGGGCCAGCGAGAAGAGCGAGCTGGTCGTCGTCCGGATCGCGGCCTTCGCCATCGGCGCGGTGGCCATCGCGCTGGCCATCCCCGCACAGCGGCTGAACATCGCGTTCCTGGTGGCCCTGGCCTTCGCCGTCGCGGCGTCGGCCAACCTGCCGGCCCTGCTGTTCAACCTGTTCTGGCGGCGCTTCAACACCCTGGGCGCCACCTGCAGCATCTACGGCGGTCTGGTGGCCGCCGTCCTGCTGGTGGTCTTCTCACCCGTCACCTCCGGCACCCCGACGTCGTTGATGCCGAACGCCGACTTCGCCTGGTTCCCGCTGCGGAACCCCGGCCTGGTGTCGATCCCGTTCGGCTTCCTCTGCGGCATCGTCGGGACGCTGCTGAGCCGGGACCCGGAGTCGGAGCGTCGCTACGACGAGCTGTCGGTCCGCTCCCTCACCGGGGCCGGTGCGGAGAAGGCCACCAGCCACTGA
- a CDS encoding DUF485 domain-containing protein, translating to MTESTTPIPEHGGRSPRSAHEDAYAEIAAEPDFVELKRRYLRFAFPATLAFMAWYITYVVANNWARGLMDTPVVGNINVAVVFGLLQFVSTFVIAFLYSRHATRALDPLATRLRDRFEQGGDR from the coding sequence ATGACGGAGAGCACCACCCCCATCCCCGAGCACGGCGGCCGGAGCCCGCGCAGCGCCCACGAGGACGCCTACGCCGAGATCGCCGCCGAGCCGGACTTCGTCGAGCTGAAGCGCCGCTACCTGCGCTTCGCGTTCCCGGCGACCCTGGCCTTCATGGCCTGGTACATCACCTACGTCGTCGCCAACAACTGGGCGCGCGGGCTGATGGACACCCCGGTGGTCGGCAACATCAACGTCGCCGTGGTGTTCGGGCTGCTGCAGTTCGTCTCCACCTTCGTCATCGCGTTCCTCTACTCCCGGCACGCGACCCGGGCCCTCGACCCGCTGGCCACCCGGCTGCGCGACCGCTTCGAGCAGGGCGGCGACCGGTGA
- a CDS encoding class I SAM-dependent methyltransferase, whose amino-acid sequence MTDARRTPYPEAATRWMVGERRARVLDLGSGRGGFAAMLHDAGHEVFGLDREVGAVAHLAERLGTRLHVAGQVESLPYLSCHFDVVTASQTLHRFAPGLALTEIARVLRPGGHLAIAYNTRDDTVPWVRRLTALMRDADPQAMAGDFGTEAVQSLTESPYFTGLERRNFRNWVPITRSGLVAMVQRQPWAAALSEDRRARLVADVEELYDTSARRPEPLLLPFQASCWRAEVDHAGLVLVEDEDALEIRL is encoded by the coding sequence ATGACCGACGCGCGCCGGACCCCCTATCCGGAGGCGGCCACCCGCTGGATGGTGGGTGAGCGGCGGGCCCGCGTGCTGGACCTCGGCAGCGGCCGCGGTGGCTTCGCGGCCATGCTGCACGACGCGGGACACGAGGTGTTCGGGCTGGACCGCGAGGTCGGCGCCGTCGCCCACCTCGCCGAGCGGCTGGGCACCCGGCTGCACGTGGCCGGGCAGGTCGAGTCGCTGCCCTACCTCTCCTGCCACTTCGACGTGGTCACGGCCTCCCAGACCCTGCACCGCTTCGCGCCGGGCCTCGCCCTGACCGAGATCGCCCGGGTGCTCCGGCCGGGCGGCCACCTCGCGATCGCCTACAACACCCGCGACGACACGGTGCCGTGGGTCCGCCGGCTCACCGCGCTGATGCGCGACGCCGACCCGCAGGCGATGGCCGGCGACTTCGGCACCGAGGCGGTGCAGTCCCTCACGGAGAGCCCGTACTTCACCGGACTGGAGCGGCGGAACTTCCGCAACTGGGTCCCGATCACCCGGTCCGGGCTGGTGGCGATGGTCCAGCGGCAGCCGTGGGCGGCCGCGCTCAGCGAGGACCGCCGGGCCCGTCTGGTGGCCGACGTCGAGGAGCTGTACGACACCTCAGCCCGCCGCCCCGAGCCGCTGCTGCTGCCGTTCCAGGCGTCCTGCTGGCGCGCCGAGGTCGACCACGCCGGTCTGGTGCTGGTCGAGGACGAGGACGCGCTCGAGATCCGCCTCTGA